From a region of the Constantimarinum furrinae genome:
- a CDS encoding tail fiber domain-containing protein produces MKKIVFLIILFLGMICHSQVGIGNTNPNATLDISASNTATPSNSDGILIPRTDEFPTTAPGANQDGMLLFITGNGTPTKGLYYWDNTAATWISVVGARSINDLSDGNSDVDGSEDGSSIFLGMNAGGNDDLTNNRNIGIGFNSMFSNTSGRDNIAVGYNSLYSNVTGIGNTALGTLALTSNTSNFNTAVGAYSLRDNTTGDTNSSFGYAVLANNENGVGNTALGGSSMTNNISGSRNVGVGIFTLYENTTASHNVGVGSQALRNNLTGESNVGVGLNALYTNTSGSQNIAIGSNTLYNNTSGNDNIAMGFESLLNNSTGGNNHAYGSLSLRENTTGFFNNAFGRHALQSNTTGSGNTAMGHGSLRDNNIGSNNTAMGNGAGDNVNGDNNVFIGHNAGVGLANSTNSGNVIIGNQAGSGVNYNNRLYIDNSNTTSPLLYGEFDNDLIRVNGNQEIIDNTNQTYALSVQKSSNSVLPRGINIIIDQTGAGLGAVHGISTTITKTAASSNASEVVGIYNLAQNLTTVAFTSNAYGSLNIGTRRGGLGIAYGSFNRGNLNSGSASSGNVYGSYNVGNCEFCNTVYGIYAETYASFMSPTEYAGYFNGDVYSTGSYLPSARKLKRNIQPLITSVEKLKSLDVKQYSYQTNTYSFMKLPKGTQTGFIAEEIAKIYPELVKKTVQPGSTKEGIESGLEKPHDKVEFLAVNYTGLIPHLVKAIQEQQDIIDTQEETIISLISRVERLESLSLNRQQ; encoded by the coding sequence ATGAAAAAAATTGTCTTCTTAATCATACTATTTTTAGGAATGATCTGTCATTCTCAGGTGGGAATTGGAAATACAAACCCAAATGCCACATTAGATATTTCAGCAAGTAATACTGCGACCCCATCGAATTCAGATGGGATACTAATCCCACGAACTGATGAGTTTCCTACTACTGCGCCTGGGGCTAATCAGGATGGTATGCTGCTCTTTATTACGGGAAACGGAACCCCAACAAAAGGGCTTTACTATTGGGATAATACCGCGGCAACTTGGATTTCTGTCGTTGGTGCACGTAGCATAAACGATCTAAGTGATGGCAACTCCGATGTAGACGGCAGTGAAGACGGGTCCTCAATTTTTTTAGGGATGAATGCAGGGGGAAATGACGATCTTACAAATAATAGAAATATAGGTATCGGGTTTAATAGTATGTTTAGTAATACGAGTGGCAGAGACAATATTGCTGTGGGTTATAATAGTCTTTATAGTAATGTAACTGGAATCGGGAATACAGCCCTCGGAACCTTAGCGTTAACCTCAAATACTTCTAACTTCAACACCGCCGTTGGGGCCTATTCGCTGAGAGATAATACTACAGGAGATACCAATTCCTCCTTTGGCTATGCTGTCTTGGCTAATAACGAAAATGGAGTGGGAAATACGGCTTTAGGCGGGTCTTCCATGACCAATAATATTTCAGGCTCTAGGAATGTGGGTGTAGGCATCTTTACACTTTATGAAAACACCACGGCTTCGCACAATGTTGGTGTCGGTTCTCAGGCACTACGGAATAATTTAACAGGAGAGAGCAATGTTGGAGTTGGTTTGAATGCATTATATACCAATACCTCTGGATCACAAAATATTGCTATTGGTTCGAATACATTATATAACAATACTTCCGGAAATGACAACATCGCCATGGGTTTTGAGAGTTTGTTGAATAATTCGACTGGAGGAAATAATCACGCGTATGGATCCCTTTCATTAAGAGAGAACACCACAGGGTTTTTCAACAATGCATTTGGGCGTCACGCATTGCAATCCAATACCACGGGTTCAGGGAATACAGCCATGGGCCACGGTAGTTTAAGAGATAATAACATAGGAAGTAATAACACAGCCATGGGAAATGGTGCCGGTGATAATGTAAATGGAGATAATAATGTGTTTATAGGGCATAACGCGGGTGTAGGGCTTGCGAACTCAACGAATTCGGGAAATGTGATTATTGGAAATCAGGCAGGTTCGGGTGTCAATTATAACAACCGACTGTATATAGACAATTCTAATACTACAAGTCCGTTGCTGTATGGAGAATTTGATAATGATCTTATACGAGTAAACGGAAATCAAGAAATCATCGACAATACTAACCAAACTTATGCTTTATCGGTACAAAAATCGTCAAATAGTGTTCTACCACGGGGAATTAACATTATCATTGATCAAACCGGTGCTGGTCTTGGTGCAGTTCATGGTATATCTACAACGATTACAAAGACAGCTGCTTCTTCCAATGCGAGTGAAGTAGTTGGAATATATAATTTAGCTCAAAATCTAACTACGGTTGCATTTACTTCTAACGCTTACGGCTCGCTAAATATTGGAACAAGAAGGGGTGGACTAGGCATCGCTTACGGTTCCTTTAACAGGGGTAATTTAAATAGCGGATCTGCTTCGAGTGGCAATGTATACGGTTCATATAACGTCGGTAATTGTGAGTTCTGTAATACTGTTTATGGTATTTATGCTGAGACCTATGCTTCATTTATGTCACCGACGGAATATGCGGGTTATTTTAATGGAGATGTATACTCAACCGGATCCTACCTGCCTTCAGCAAGAAAATTAAAAAGAAATATACAACCATTAATTACTTCTGTTGAAAAACTAAAAAGCCTTGACGTAAAACAATATTCCTATCAGACAAACACCTACTCCTTTATGAAATTACCAAAGGGAACACAAACAGGTTTTATCGCCGAAGAAATAGCTAAAATATATCCCGAACTTGTAAAAAAGACCGTTCAACCCGGATCGACGAAAGAAGGTATAGAATCGGGTCTCGAAAAACCACATGATAAAGTGGAATTCTTAGCTGTGAACTATACTGGCTTGATCCCGCATCTTGTCAAGGCTATTCAGGAACAACAGGATATTATCGACACTCAGGAGGAAACTATCATTTCGCTAATATCCCGCGTTGAAAGATTGGAATCCTTATCACTAAATAGACAGCAGTAA
- a CDS encoding NAD(P)/FAD-dependent oxidoreductase, which yields MDLRSNNPFWPIKNSFAVSYPSLKGDIESEIIIVGGGITGALVAHELISKGFNVVLVDKRDIGHGSTAASTAMLQYEIDVPLHKLIEKVGLTVAVSSYKNCEKAIDSIEAIVNKIKSNCDFERKESVYFTSNKKDVSFLKKEYESRKEHGLKVKWLEKDQVNTLGIVNGYAAIVSKSAAVMDPFKFAIDLLKYLEKKGLKIYDKTEIISSKKGNQHTVLTTESGATITGSHIIYCTGYESESIMPKDVVQLKSTYAFISEALDSTPKPFVDKIYWDTSTPYLYFRATNDHRIIVGGGDENFKNAALRDKLLKKKIKQLKAAFINCFPNIDLTVDYGWAGTFGETKDGLPYMGKPDPAKNDHFILGFGGNGITFSMMGTEAIISSIESRPHTYLEYYKFER from the coding sequence ATGGATCTACGCTCCAATAATCCTTTCTGGCCAATTAAGAACTCATTTGCAGTATCGTATCCTTCTTTAAAGGGCGATATTGAGTCGGAAATAATAATTGTAGGTGGGGGCATAACCGGTGCACTTGTAGCGCACGAACTAATTTCTAAGGGATTTAACGTGGTTTTAGTTGATAAAAGAGATATAGGTCACGGAAGTACTGCAGCTAGTACTGCTATGTTACAGTATGAGATTGATGTACCCTTACATAAATTAATTGAGAAGGTGGGGCTCACCGTGGCTGTATCCAGTTACAAGAATTGCGAAAAAGCTATTGACTCCATTGAGGCCATTGTTAATAAGATTAAAAGCAACTGTGACTTTGAACGCAAGGAGAGTGTTTATTTTACATCAAACAAAAAGGATGTTTCATTTTTAAAAAAGGAATATGAGTCGAGGAAGGAACATGGTCTTAAGGTAAAATGGCTGGAAAAAGACCAAGTTAATACCCTGGGAATTGTAAATGGTTACGCAGCCATAGTATCTAAATCTGCTGCCGTCATGGACCCCTTCAAATTCGCAATTGATCTCCTAAAGTATCTTGAAAAAAAGGGGTTGAAAATATATGATAAGACCGAAATAATTTCATCCAAGAAAGGCAACCAACATACCGTTCTAACTACCGAGTCCGGTGCTACGATTACCGGTTCCCATATCATTTATTGTACAGGCTACGAGAGTGAATCGATTATGCCGAAGGATGTCGTACAATTAAAAAGTACTTATGCCTTTATTTCCGAAGCCCTGGATAGCACTCCCAAACCATTTGTAGACAAAATATATTGGGATACCTCCACACCTTATCTTTATTTTAGAGCTACCAATGATCATAGGATCATTGTTGGAGGCGGCGACGAAAACTTTAAAAATGCAGCTTTAAGAGATAAACTGTTAAAGAAAAAAATAAAACAACTTAAAGCGGCCTTTATAAATTGTTTTCCGAATATTGATCTCACCGTAGATTATGGCTGGGCAGGAACATTTGGAGAAACCAAAGACGGTCTTCCTTATATGGGAAAACCCGATCCAGCTAAAAATGATCATTTTATTCTGGGGTTTGGTGGAAACGGTATTACCTTCAGTATGATGGGGACAGAAGCTATTATTTCATCTATTGAAAGCAGACCCCATACCTATTTAGAATATTATAAATTTGAAAGATAA
- a CDS encoding HD family phosphohydrolase: protein MKNLFALISKKQSLIYKVFLFIAATVLVIYLLPKGGQFKYDFQKGKPWQYENLYAPFSFTIKKDAEVLEKEKEEIRISATPYFDFDASIVQESRNKFEELLNENYVDSLYPISKSVYKRYGERVLNKVYEYGVTHEIHPYADDKLVYLKKGNEIDEIAYRQISKEKDVLAVLNQETADYRDYENLRLFLKVLLGRSVAPNVTENSKLTESSIQSEIEAINPNRGIIERGGRIIAKGEVVEGDTYQILNSLRNEYKSQVWSKSNYVWLLVGYSVLVSLVFLMLFLFLKKYRKKIFANNTKVTFIFFNVVLMVFLTTLVVKVDAAFVYVVPLCILPLILKAFFDPRLGLFVHVLTLLLLGFVVPNSFEFLFLQIIAGIVTILTISELYKRANLFISVGQITLIYIIGYFAFVLIQEGNIQQLELENFGYFILCGLATLFAHPLIYFYEKIFGLVSDVSLLELSDTNSKLLKELSNKAPGTFHHSLNVANLAEAAANEIGANSMLVRVGALYHDIGKMTNPTNFTENQMNSINTHNELAPKESASIIIDHVIHGIEIARKNKIPDRVIDFIRTHHGTSLVYYFYKKEKEINGSANPEDFMYPGPIPFSKETAILMMADSVEAASKSLKDPTSSKIDVFVEKIIDKQMETGQFLNADITFKDIQSIKKILKKKLNNIYHLRVEYPE, encoded by the coding sequence ATGAAAAATCTTTTTGCCCTTATTTCCAAAAAGCAATCACTTATTTACAAGGTGTTTTTGTTTATAGCGGCAACTGTTCTTGTTATATATTTACTTCCGAAGGGAGGGCAATTTAAATATGATTTTCAGAAAGGAAAGCCTTGGCAGTACGAAAATTTGTATGCTCCTTTCAGTTTTACCATAAAGAAAGATGCCGAAGTACTGGAAAAGGAAAAAGAAGAAATTAGGATAAGCGCAACCCCGTATTTCGATTTTGACGCATCCATCGTACAGGAAAGTAGGAATAAATTTGAAGAGCTTCTCAACGAGAATTACGTAGATAGTCTGTATCCCATCTCAAAATCAGTTTACAAGCGCTATGGTGAAAGAGTACTGAATAAGGTGTATGAATACGGCGTAACTCACGAAATTCATCCTTATGCCGATGATAAACTTGTCTACCTCAAAAAGGGTAATGAGATCGATGAAATTGCATATAGGCAGATATCAAAGGAGAAAGATGTGCTCGCTGTGTTGAATCAGGAAACGGCAGACTATCGCGATTATGAAAATCTCCGTTTATTTTTAAAAGTATTACTGGGACGATCGGTGGCACCTAATGTGACCGAAAATTCTAAACTTACGGAGTCTTCTATTCAAAGTGAAATTGAAGCCATAAATCCCAACCGGGGAATCATTGAAAGAGGAGGGAGGATCATCGCCAAAGGGGAAGTAGTAGAAGGAGATACCTACCAGATACTTAACTCATTGCGTAACGAGTATAAATCTCAAGTATGGAGTAAATCGAACTATGTCTGGCTTTTAGTGGGTTATAGCGTACTGGTTTCACTGGTCTTCTTAATGCTCTTTTTGTTTCTAAAGAAATACCGAAAAAAAATATTTGCGAACAATACCAAGGTGACCTTTATTTTCTTCAATGTGGTGCTTATGGTATTTCTAACCACCCTGGTTGTAAAAGTGGATGCGGCCTTTGTATATGTAGTCCCCCTGTGTATATTGCCTTTAATTCTGAAAGCATTTTTCGATCCCAGACTTGGTCTATTTGTTCATGTGCTTACGCTATTGTTGCTGGGATTTGTAGTGCCCAACAGTTTTGAATTCTTATTTCTTCAGATCATCGCCGGAATTGTCACCATATTAACCATTTCAGAATTATATAAAAGAGCAAACCTCTTTATTTCGGTAGGTCAGATCACGCTAATCTACATCATTGGGTATTTTGCTTTTGTCTTGATCCAGGAAGGAAATATTCAGCAATTAGAATTGGAGAACTTCGGCTATTTTATATTATGCGGACTTGCAACGCTGTTTGCACACCCGCTTATTTATTTCTATGAAAAGATCTTCGGATTGGTTTCGGATGTTTCCTTGCTGGAATTAAGTGATACCAATTCAAAATTACTAAAGGAATTAAGCAATAAGGCTCCGGGTACTTTTCATCATTCCTTGAATGTGGCAAATCTGGCCGAAGCTGCTGCAAACGAGATCGGGGCTAATTCGATGCTCGTTAGAGTAGGAGCGTTATATCACGATATTGGTAAAATGACCAATCCGACAAATTTTACCGAAAATCAGATGAATTCAATCAACACCCATAATGAACTTGCCCCTAAGGAAAGTGCATCGATCATTATCGATCATGTGATTCATGGGATTGAAATTGCGCGGAAGAATAAAATTCCGGATCGGGTGATAGATTTTATAAGAACACACCACGGTACCAGTCTGGTATATTATTTCTATAAAAAGGAAAAAGAGATCAATGGTTCTGCAAACCCCGAGGATTTTATGTATCCGGGGCCCATCCCATTTTCCAAGGAAACAGCCATTTTAATGATGGCAGACAGCGTGGAAGCAGCCAGTAAAAGTCTAAAAGACCCCACTTCCTCAAAGATCGATGTATTTGTGGAGAAGATCATCGATAAACAAATGGAAACCGGTCAGTTTTTAAATGCCGACATTACTTTTAAAGATATTCAGTCGATTAAAAAAATTCTGAAAAAAAAGCTGAATAATATCTATCATTTAAGGGTTGAATACCCGGAATAG
- a CDS encoding acetyl-CoA C-acyltransferase codes for MSKEVVIVAAVRTPIGSFMGSLSSVSATYLGSTAIKGALSKINLDPSLVQEVYMGNVVQAGVGQAPARQAALGAGIPDTVPCTTINKVCASGMKAVMMGAQAIALGDAEIIVAGGMESMSNIPHYVHMRNGQKFGPATLIDGMQKDGLVDAYDQNAMGVCADMCAAEYNFSREDQDAFAIESYKRSAAAWEAGKFNNEVVPVEVPQRRGEPISVVEDEEFKNVKMEKIPSLRPAFTKDGTVTAANASTINDGAGAMILMSAEKANELGLTPLATIKSYADAAHEPQWFTTAPSKALPKALDRAGITKDDVDFYEFNEAFSVVGLANMKILGLDASNVNVHGGAVSLGHPLGCSGVRILITLLNVLQQNDAKIGAAAICNGGGGASAMVIERT; via the coding sequence ATGAGCAAAGAAGTTGTCATTGTAGCCGCAGTCCGAACACCTATTGGAAGTTTTATGGGAAGTCTATCTTCCGTATCAGCGACTTATTTAGGGTCTACTGCAATAAAGGGAGCTCTTTCAAAAATCAATCTTGATCCGTCACTGGTTCAGGAGGTTTATATGGGAAATGTCGTTCAGGCGGGAGTTGGTCAGGCACCGGCAAGACAGGCCGCTCTGGGAGCCGGTATTCCCGATACTGTTCCCTGTACCACAATTAATAAAGTATGTGCTTCGGGTATGAAGGCTGTCATGATGGGCGCTCAGGCAATTGCTCTTGGTGACGCAGAAATTATTGTAGCAGGAGGAATGGAAAGTATGAGCAATATCCCTCATTATGTTCATATGAGAAATGGACAGAAATTTGGTCCCGCGACTTTAATTGACGGGATGCAGAAAGACGGATTGGTAGATGCTTATGACCAAAATGCCATGGGAGTTTGTGCCGATATGTGCGCCGCGGAATATAATTTCTCCAGAGAAGATCAGGATGCATTTGCCATAGAATCCTATAAGCGTTCTGCTGCAGCGTGGGAAGCAGGTAAATTCAATAATGAAGTAGTTCCTGTTGAAGTTCCTCAACGACGCGGTGAACCGATTTCTGTTGTGGAGGATGAAGAATTTAAGAATGTAAAGATGGAGAAGATCCCTTCCTTACGACCCGCTTTTACCAAGGACGGAACAGTCACCGCTGCCAATGCATCTACAATTAACGACGGCGCAGGCGCAATGATCCTTATGAGTGCCGAAAAAGCAAATGAATTGGGTCTCACACCGCTCGCAACGATTAAGAGCTATGCCGATGCGGCGCATGAACCACAATGGTTTACCACAGCTCCTTCAAAGGCATTGCCAAAAGCGCTTGATAGAGCCGGAATTACCAAAGACGATGTGGACTTTTATGAATTTAACGAAGCCTTTTCGGTGGTAGGCCTTGCTAATATGAAGATATTAGGGCTGGATGCATCCAATGTTAATGTGCATGGAGGTGCTGTATCTTTAGGACACCCTCTTGGTTGTAGCGGAGTTCGAATACTTATTACCTTATTGAATGTGTTGCAACAAAATGATGCTAAAATTGGTGCTGCCGCTATTTGTAATGGTGGCGGTGGAGCTTCAGCAATGGTGATAGAAAGAACTTAA
- a CDS encoding C40 family peptidase translates to MKHGICNLSIVPLRFEASDRSEMVSQLLYGDSFKILESRKKWSRIRLTYDRYEGWIDNKQFQQISEENFKALNTDPAELSSDLVDFISLQDGALLSICIGSTVNAAKILEHSFEGKAVSTQFPKENLIHTALLYLNTPYLWGGKSPFGIDCSGFTQMVYKLNGHSLLRDASDQATQGEALSFIEESEAGDLAFFDNADGDITHVGIIMKDNYIIHAHGKVRIDRLDHTGIFNYEKRTHTHKLRVIKRII, encoded by the coding sequence ATGAAACACGGTATCTGTAATTTGAGTATTGTTCCGCTAAGGTTTGAAGCTTCAGACCGAAGCGAAATGGTGAGTCAGTTACTGTACGGAGATTCATTTAAGATTCTGGAAAGCAGAAAAAAATGGAGTCGTATTCGACTCACCTATGATCGCTACGAAGGCTGGATCGACAACAAACAATTTCAGCAAATTTCAGAAGAAAACTTTAAAGCACTCAATACCGATCCGGCAGAATTATCTTCAGATCTTGTTGATTTCATTTCCTTACAGGACGGGGCTTTGCTTTCTATTTGTATAGGAAGTACTGTCAATGCCGCTAAAATACTTGAACATTCGTTTGAAGGTAAAGCGGTATCTACTCAGTTTCCGAAGGAAAACCTAATCCATACCGCCCTCCTCTACCTCAACACACCGTATCTCTGGGGCGGTAAAAGTCCGTTTGGAATAGATTGTAGCGGATTTACACAAATGGTTTATAAACTTAATGGCCATTCCTTATTACGTGATGCGAGCGATCAGGCAACACAGGGCGAAGCACTGAGTTTTATTGAAGAAAGTGAAGCGGGAGATCTGGCCTTTTTTGACAATGCCGATGGAGACATCACTCACGTTGGTATCATTATGAAAGATAATTATATCATCCATGCCCATGGCAAGGTGAGAATAGACAGGTTGGATCATACAGGCATCTTCAACTATGAAAAACGGACCCATACCCACAAACTTCGGGTGATAAAAAGGATTATATAA
- a CDS encoding tetratricopeptide repeat protein: MKKQLWVVGLLMITTITFGQKKEIKRAEKALKSGDVTEAMANINAAESLIGSADSEEKAEFYVLKGEVYLADAGKNDFNKMKEAADAFKKAKELGDSKINDRAKIGVQNLRVALVNSAVEDQKRQDFASASEKLYTSYTIKKDTSDLYFAAGNAVNAKDYGKALQYYEDLLEMGYTGIQQEFVATDINTGEVVVFATEDDRTTNMLSGNYTNPDERMAESVRGDILRNVTLIYISQGENEKALKVMKDARIENPDDTSLIRAEADMAYKMGDMARYNELMKEVVASDPNNPELYYNLGVGSSKNGDNEQAITYYKKAIELDPNYANAKINIAAIILSKEGPIIEQMNNLGTSNADYKKYDELKAQKSQLYKDAKPYLESALMLKPDNVELARTLMNIYSQLGEDEKFKAMKARLAEMEGGQ, from the coding sequence ATGAAAAAACAACTATGGGTAGTAGGTCTTTTAATGATCACTACAATAACATTTGGTCAGAAAAAGGAGATAAAAAGGGCTGAAAAGGCCTTAAAATCCGGAGATGTGACCGAAGCTATGGCGAATATAAACGCTGCTGAATCTTTAATTGGCAGTGCAGACAGTGAAGAGAAAGCAGAATTTTATGTGCTTAAAGGCGAAGTTTATCTCGCCGATGCAGGTAAAAATGATTTCAATAAAATGAAAGAAGCTGCAGATGCCTTCAAAAAGGCAAAGGAACTGGGAGATAGTAAGATCAATGACAGAGCAAAGATTGGTGTTCAAAATTTACGGGTAGCACTGGTAAACAGTGCTGTTGAAGATCAGAAGCGCCAGGATTTTGCCAGTGCCTCTGAAAAATTGTACACCAGTTACACCATTAAAAAAGATACATCCGATTTGTATTTTGCTGCCGGAAATGCTGTAAATGCCAAAGACTACGGAAAAGCATTACAATATTATGAAGACCTGCTTGAAATGGGATACACGGGTATTCAGCAGGAATTTGTTGCAACCGATATCAATACAGGTGAGGTAGTTGTTTTTGCCACCGAAGATGATAGAACCACCAATATGCTTAGTGGGAACTACACCAATCCCGATGAGCGTATGGCCGAATCTGTTAGAGGTGATATTTTGAGAAATGTAACACTAATATATATCAGTCAAGGAGAGAATGAAAAAGCCTTAAAAGTGATGAAAGATGCTCGCATTGAGAATCCCGACGATACCTCCTTAATTCGTGCAGAAGCCGACATGGCTTATAAAATGGGTGATATGGCGCGCTATAATGAATTGATGAAGGAAGTTGTTGCTTCAGATCCTAATAATCCGGAATTGTATTACAACCTGGGAGTAGGAAGCTCGAAAAATGGTGATAACGAGCAAGCGATAACCTATTACAAGAAGGCCATAGAGTTGGATCCTAATTATGCAAATGCCAAGATCAATATCGCTGCGATCATCCTTTCAAAGGAAGGGCCCATCATTGAGCAAATGAACAACCTTGGTACTTCCAATGCAGATTATAAAAAGTATGATGAGTTAAAGGCTCAAAAGAGTCAGCTGTACAAGGATGCCAAGCCGTATCTGGAGTCTGCACTTATGTTAAAGCCCGATAATGTGGAATTGGCTCGAACATTAATGAATATTTACAGTCAGTTAGGCGAAGACGAAAAGTTTAAAGCGATGAAGGCCAGATTGGCTGAAATGGAAGGCGGACAGTAA